From Rickettsia endosymbiont of Ceutorhynchus obstrictus, a single genomic window includes:
- a CDS encoding PIN domain-containing protein: MGLIIDTSIIVALEKGKLNPEVWGAYKQGYISPVTLTELLIGVDRADNENRRIKRLAFIEHILASLLILPFGGEEARIYSKIIHNLYKERITLDTNDMLIATSAIANNYPILTLNVKDFKRIQGLEVLTVPLKD, translated from the coding sequence ATGGGATTAATTATCGATACATCAATAATTGTAGCTTTAGAAAAAGGTAAATTGAATCCTGAAGTATGGGGGGCGTATAAACAAGGATATATTAGCCCCGTTACACTAACAGAATTATTAATAGGTGTCGATAGAGCGGATAATGAAAATAGACGTATAAAACGTTTAGCTTTTATTGAGCATATATTAGCTTCACTTCTTATATTACCTTTTGGAGGAGAAGAAGCACGAATATATTCAAAAATTATCCATAATTTATATAAAGAAAGAATAACTCTTGATACTAATGACATGCTAATTGCTACGTCAGCAATAGCCAACAACTACCCTATATTGACTCTAAATGTAAAAGATTTTAAAAGAATTCAGGGGCTTGAAGTGTTAACAGTCCCTTTGAAAGATTAA
- a CDS encoding proton-conducting transporter membrane subunit — MFIQNNRLSFLLANFEFIFDFSPQNKLIALAFLIITAVTGLYALSQNRKFEALIGSLYCLSSLACLFAGDFISMIISLEFMTVFACMLIFYGDRLNNMKIIRQYFLTHLFSSSLILIGISLIIAKTNDTKIIPLTELASNYDLPAILIFIGCLINVGAVFFTGWIVNCYPTASGSGFIYLISFTNKIAAIILLKLFSGFLVLKFFGIAMILYGIIYALIEQNLKRLLCYLTISQLGFIIIAIGTNSVMATRAITAFLFIHILYNGLLALYIAVLSDSQDIKNYPELKNISLLQHPILLISLIFSVAIAAGLPLFATFTTKIALMNLIECNISYYAILFLKISTCIILFSIFLEHGFLSQNSTNSTKFFTNFSLFIMFSITMTICLLLPQILLITWQDYPVEILSAQRSDIIKQIGIIIISAISTLIFRKIPRFSTEYINLDLFRLIEITARYFVNRYKTEPVDSEEEEQYFYLKPFTQNILNKITILHTQQTSIFTVLLLLITLIYILL, encoded by the coding sequence ATGTTTATCCAAAATAACCGACTATCATTTCTACTAGCCAATTTTGAGTTTATTTTTGATTTCAGTCCGCAAAATAAGTTAATTGCTTTAGCATTTTTAATTATTACAGCAGTTACCGGTTTATACGCGCTTAGTCAAAATAGAAAATTTGAAGCTCTAATTGGCAGTTTATATTGCCTATCTTCGCTTGCTTGCTTATTTGCAGGTGATTTTATTTCTATGATTATCTCTTTGGAATTTATGACCGTATTCGCCTGTATGCTTATTTTTTACGGCGATCGCTTAAATAATATGAAAATCATAAGGCAATATTTTCTTACCCATCTATTTAGTAGCAGCTTGATTCTTATCGGTATTAGCCTGATAATTGCTAAAACTAACGATACAAAAATTATCCCTTTAACAGAACTAGCTAGCAACTACGATTTACCGGCAATATTGATATTCATCGGCTGCCTTATTAATGTCGGTGCCGTATTTTTTACCGGTTGGATAGTTAATTGCTATCCTACCGCTTCCGGTTCGGGGTTCATATATTTAATTAGTTTCACTAACAAAATTGCCGCAATAATTTTGCTAAAATTATTTAGCGGTTTTCTAGTCCTTAAATTCTTCGGCATAGCGATGATCTTATACGGTATAATATATGCTTTAATTGAGCAAAATCTCAAAAGATTATTATGCTACCTTACTATTTCACAGCTTGGTTTTATAATAATAGCTATCGGTACAAACTCTGTTATGGCGACCCGGGCTATTACCGCCTTTCTTTTTATCCATATATTATATAACGGCTTACTTGCTCTATATATCGCTGTACTTAGCGATTCTCAAGATATAAAAAATTATCCCGAACTCAAAAATATCTCGTTATTACAACATCCTATATTATTAATTAGTTTAATATTTAGTGTAGCAATAGCCGCCGGTCTACCGCTATTTGCTACTTTTACTACCAAAATTGCCTTGATGAATTTAATAGAGTGTAATATTAGTTATTACGCTATCCTCTTTTTAAAAATATCTACTTGTATAATATTATTCTCAATATTTCTAGAGCATGGGTTTTTATCACAAAACTCTACTAATTCTACTAAGTTTTTTACAAATTTTAGTCTTTTCATCATGTTTAGTATTACGATGACTATTTGCTTATTATTACCGCAAATATTATTGATTACTTGGCAAGACTATCCGGTTGAGATACTAAGCGCACAGCGATCCGATATAATTAAACAAATAGGTATTATAATAATTTCGGCAATTTCGACTTTAATATTTAGAAAAATCCCAAGATTTTCAACCGAGTATATTAACCTTGATTTATTTCGATTAATCGAGATAACCGCACGGTATTTTGTTAATAGATATAAGACAGAGCCTGTTGACTCCGAAGAAGAAGAGCAATATTTTTACTTAAAGCCTTTCACACAAAATATTTTAAATAAAATAACTATTTTGCATACTCAGCAAACTAGTATATTTACGGTATTGCTGTTATTAATTACTTTAATTTACATATTATTGTAA
- a CDS encoding S9 family peptidase: MKQPIATKQNYSFEIHGQTINDEYHWLRDSKWPDVQDSKILEYLKEENKYTENFFADLQLEKEKIFEELKARIKLDDISTYTKKENYYYYYKTEADKNYPIYCRKHGSLEAEEEIILDVNILAKNRDFTDVALVAMSPDQNLTAYSVNFNGNEKYDIKIYDLKAQKYLPDEIKDVSGSITWHEELNGFFYISINENLRHDKVMFHHLGNDSAQDQLIFNVTNPLHQVDIEKSASRQYVFINSADYNENEVYVISMQDHNFILQLVQTAQNGIFYDIAHNGDYFYIRTNLDAKNFRIARVKTDNFEKSDWHDNYIKEENDKYLSSFDITNNYLILNYRDHGLPLIKVKNLEGGIENNIHFPDSSFTASSYSTNFDEDDIRVNYSSLARPTTTYSYDFNKDKLSILKVQEIPSGFNPDEYQVERIFADNEGVHVPITLFYKKSLFKKDGSNPLYLYGYGSYGISLPAAFRNTAISIADRGFVYALAHIRGGDDLGHDWYEAAKFLTKKRTFEDFIACTEALIKEKYTSKNNIVIMGGSAGGMLMGYVINEQPEFYKAAIAHVPFVDILNTMLDESLPLTPIEFKEWGNPKDIEYFNYIKSYSPYDNVKPQNYPALFVTCGLSDSRVGYWEAAKWVAKLRTNKIDNNILLLKTNMDAGHKGASGRFDYLKEAADELVFIFKIFGINNLD; the protein is encoded by the coding sequence ATGAAACAGCCTATTGCCACTAAACAAAATTATAGCTTTGAAATTCACGGACAAACTATTAATGACGAATATCACTGGCTTCGTGATTCTAAATGGCCGGATGTACAAGACTCAAAGATTTTGGAATATTTAAAAGAAGAAAATAAATATACCGAAAATTTCTTTGCTGATTTACAGCTAGAAAAAGAAAAGATTTTTGAAGAGCTAAAAGCTCGTATCAAATTAGATGATATATCTACCTATACTAAAAAAGAAAATTATTATTATTACTATAAGACAGAAGCTGATAAAAATTACCCGATATATTGCAGAAAGCACGGCAGCTTAGAAGCTGAAGAAGAAATAATATTAGACGTTAATATATTAGCAAAAAATCGAGATTTTACGGATGTTGCCTTAGTTGCTATGTCACCTGATCAAAATTTAACGGCTTATAGTGTTAATTTCAACGGTAATGAAAAATACGACATAAAAATATATGATCTTAAAGCACAAAAATATTTACCTGATGAAATAAAAGACGTTAGCGGGTCTATAACTTGGCATGAAGAACTAAACGGTTTTTTCTATATCTCTATTAATGAAAATTTACGTCATGATAAAGTTATGTTTCATCATTTAGGCAATGATTCTGCACAAGATCAATTAATATTTAATGTAACCAATCCACTTCATCAAGTCGATATAGAAAAATCCGCCAGCCGCCAATATGTCTTTATTAACTCAGCCGATTATAATGAAAATGAAGTTTATGTAATTTCAATGCAAGATCATAATTTTATACTGCAACTAGTGCAAACTGCACAAAATGGCATATTCTACGATATCGCTCATAACGGTGATTATTTTTATATCAGAACTAATTTAGATGCTAAAAATTTCCGAATCGCTAGAGTAAAAACAGATAATTTTGAAAAAAGTGATTGGCATGATAATTACATTAAGGAAGAGAACGATAAATATTTATCAAGCTTTGATATTACCAATAATTATTTGATATTAAATTATCGCGATCATGGCTTGCCGCTGATTAAGGTCAAAAATCTGGAGGGCGGCATAGAAAATAATATTCACTTTCCCGATAGCTCATTTACGGCAAGTAGCTATTCAACAAATTTTGACGAAGACGATATTAGAGTAAACTACTCTTCACTCGCAAGACCTACTACTACTTATAGTTATGATTTTAATAAGGATAAATTATCGATATTAAAAGTACAAGAAATCCCTAGTGGTTTTAATCCTGATGAATATCAAGTAGAGCGAATATTTGCCGATAACGAAGGGGTGCATGTTCCGATTACGTTATTTTATAAAAAATCATTATTTAAAAAAGACGGCTCAAATCCTTTATATTTATACGGTTACGGCTCTTACGGGATTAGCCTACCGGCTGCATTTAGAAATACCGCTATTTCTATCGCCGATCGCGGGTTTGTTTACGCTCTTGCTCATATTAGAGGTGGTGATGATCTTGGTCATGACTGGTATGAAGCGGCTAAATTTTTAACTAAAAAAAGAACTTTTGAAGATTTTATAGCTTGTACTGAGGCGTTAATCAAAGAAAAATATACTAGTAAAAATAATATAGTGATTATGGGAGGTAGTGCCGGCGGTATGTTAATGGGCTATGTTATCAATGAACAACCGGAATTTTATAAGGCGGCTATTGCACATGTGCCGTTTGTTGACATACTTAATACCATGCTTGATGAAAGCCTGCCGCTAACGCCGATCGAGTTTAAAGAATGGGGTAATCCTAAAGATATCGAATATTTTAATTATATCAAATCTTACTCCCCTTACGATAATGTAAAACCCCAAAATTATCCTGCTCTATTTGTAACTTGCGGTCTATCCGACTCACGAGTAGGATATTGGGAAGCGGCAAAATGGGTGGCAAAACTCCGCACTAATAAAATAGATAATAATATTTTACTGTTAAAAACTAATATGGACGCAGGTCACAAAGGCGCATCCGGTCGTTTTGATTACCTTAAAGAAGCCGCCGACGAGCTAGTTTTTATTTTTAAAATTTTCGGTATAAACAATTTAGACTAA
- the cyaY gene encoding iron donor protein CyaY: protein MENTEFAKIAEKTISLIADIIETEDKNCLIDVDFQGDILNLITDKGIFVINKHSAAKEIWLSSPISGPYHFFYELGIWQTKTDIKLYEILEQELQINFNNMRVDSNHHF from the coding sequence ATGGAAAATACCGAATTTGCAAAAATAGCGGAAAAAACAATTAGTTTGATAGCCGATATAATTGAAACGGAAGATAAAAATTGCCTCATAGATGTAGATTTTCAGGGTGATATTTTAAATCTAATTACCGATAAAGGTATTTTTGTAATTAACAAGCATAGTGCGGCTAAGGAAATTTGGTTATCTTCGCCTATTAGCGGTCCTTACCATTTTTTTTATGAATTAGGTATTTGGCAAACAAAAACCGATATTAAATTATATGAAATTTTAGAGCAGGAACTACAAATTAATTTTAATAATATGCGAGTCGATTCAAATCACCATTTTTAA
- the mltG gene encoding endolytic transglycosylase MltG, translating into MLKKTLKVKFTFIILLLILFITFLNFSIFYLFVPGSLPENKTLIIEPKLSVNQIVTKLYNNNIIKYPELFTIIAKLYSLKNPLKSGEYIFTSNISPLQTLKILASGKSIIHKLVIPEGVWVSEIVKKINEEDRLIGEIKGIIPEGFLMPSTYFYSYGDQKEQIIDRMRKLMSFNLDETMAKLSPDSPLKTRLEVLTLASIIEKEAGSNLEKPMIAAVFLNRLRKNMKLQADPTTIYALTEGKVKLGRSLTRKDLLQELPYNTYYIKGLPPGPICCPSKGSLEAVVNPAKITSLYFVVDGKGGHNFSNNIADHNRHVDSYRKSLIIKTPQIEILPTDIININD; encoded by the coding sequence ATGTTAAAAAAAACGTTGAAAGTTAAGTTTACTTTTATAATTTTATTGCTAATCTTATTTATTACTTTTTTAAATTTTAGTATATTTTATCTTTTTGTGCCGGGATCGTTGCCTGAAAATAAAACATTAATTATTGAGCCTAAACTTTCCGTAAATCAAATTGTTACAAAGCTCTATAATAACAATATAATCAAATATCCGGAACTATTTACAATCATTGCCAAGCTTTATTCTTTAAAAAATCCGCTTAAAAGCGGTGAATATATTTTTACGAGTAATATCTCTCCGCTGCAAACTTTAAAAATTTTAGCAAGCGGCAAATCCATCATACATAAGTTAGTTATTCCCGAAGGGGTGTGGGTCAGTGAAATCGTAAAAAAGATTAATGAAGAAGATCGTTTAATAGGTGAGATAAAAGGTATTATTCCTGAAGGTTTTTTGATGCCTTCAACTTATTTTTATTCTTACGGTGATCAGAAAGAACAAATAATTGATAGGATGAGAAAGCTAATGTCTTTTAATTTAGATGAGACTATGGCCAAGCTTTCACCGGATTCGCCGTTAAAAACTAGGCTTGAAGTGTTGACGCTTGCCTCTATAATTGAAAAAGAAGCCGGTTCAAATTTAGAGAAACCTATGATTGCTGCAGTATTCTTAAATCGTCTTCGGAAAAATATGAAATTACAAGCCGACCCGACTACGATATATGCACTAACCGAAGGAAAAGTTAAGTTAGGTAGGTCTTTAACTCGAAAAGATTTGCTACAAGAATTACCGTATAATACTTATTATATCAAAGGGCTGCCGCCCGGTCCGATTTGTTGTCCTTCCAAGGGATCGCTAGAAGCGGTAGTAAATCCGGCTAAAATTACCTCACTATATTTTGTGGTCGACGGTAAAGGGGGACATAATTTTTCTAATAATATTGCTGATCATAATAGGCATGTAGACAGCTACAGAAAAAGTTTGATTATTAAAACACCGCAAATAGAAATACTGCCGACAGATATAATAAATATAAATGATTAA
- a CDS encoding sodium:solute symporter family protein: MNINWNLDTIIFLSFLLVNLSFGLYHGRKVKTIEDYALGGRNFSTGALVSTIIATWIGGDYLFITLAEVYNTGLHYTIGCLGMVVCLLLNAYLFIPKMGEFLGSISVAESMGKLYGKNVRIISAISGTIASAGFIAVQFKVFGEVLKNFVGLSGNTPIFLAASIVIIYSAFGGIKSVTFTDIIQFFTFGVLIPVLGFILWSDFNSQPNFTFANALTSPIFDYKQFWGFSNPNFWSLLLLFILFSLPDINPVMFQRVAMGRNIPQVKKAFTVSAFILMVILLGMAWIAFLLYSIDPNLEPTSLVQYIIGQYSHTGLKSFILIGIVAMCMSTADSNINASSVLLTHDFCGPLNIKFKNELVLSKIISITLGIISIYLALLEYDLLPLVFMTQSFYIPIIDVPLILAILGFRTSTKSVFIGMGAGLIAVIIWRIYFMDITNVDSILPGMVVNFIFLMGSHYLLKQPGGWKKKKPVIRSTNKFNTVINSVKKFNIVTFFNQNAPKNELIYTGFGVFCIVSTISSMYSVTNIIGNKTLLFFFESMLILSISFLTYPIWPISLKNNIIIRPAWYISVFYLLIVCSTFFVLLSNFSHLQITIFILNIVVAAIIIRWNIAFIMIISGVYLAIEVYSRYMGGNVKMVIEYNQFILYALLLIGTVIIIFLKPKQQNEEIAETIRNYLNDNNKQQQLELIKLANYREDFISRLDDQCIAVFKSIHRQINNLEQELHNQNPNNLKNIKHELVTIVEKLKSGAEYLDTVIFQIKNKIKIFPEKIKFQPFLQNVISEYKKLHGYSNLEIPIDFESKLTEIQLDPKLIKETLFDCFNHAVMNSSTPNISVIIEDSELQYDLESLNNSQQLKRDAIKILIIAKNSTLTQEDIRKMIRPAYNTINEIRSEGIQKIISAHYGKIVLTLNRFAEANYIITIPARLNEIRPKKMDLPDEELNKANITNAFITANNKEILKDVAIELIKLRMPPMVVAKVTKLSLEEINQL; the protein is encoded by the coding sequence ATGAATATTAATTGGAATTTAGATACGATTATTTTTCTTAGTTTTTTATTAGTTAACTTATCGTTTGGTCTTTATCACGGTAGAAAAGTTAAAACTATAGAAGATTATGCACTTGGCGGAAGAAATTTTAGCACGGGTGCCTTAGTTTCTACTATAATCGCTACGTGGATCGGCGGGGATTATCTCTTTATTACTTTAGCGGAAGTTTATAATACAGGGCTACATTACACCATTGGTTGTCTTGGTATGGTAGTCTGTCTGCTTTTAAATGCATATTTATTTATTCCTAAAATGGGGGAGTTTTTAGGTAGCATTTCAGTTGCGGAATCAATGGGAAAATTATACGGTAAAAATGTTCGTATTATTTCGGCTATTTCCGGTACTATAGCGTCTGCAGGTTTTATAGCCGTTCAATTTAAAGTTTTCGGCGAAGTTCTTAAAAATTTCGTTGGATTATCCGGTAATACGCCGATTTTTTTAGCAGCTAGCATAGTAATAATTTATTCTGCTTTCGGCGGTATTAAGTCCGTTACTTTCACCGATATAATACAATTTTTTACTTTTGGGGTATTAATACCGGTTCTAGGATTTATATTATGGAGTGATTTTAATAGCCAACCTAATTTTACTTTTGCCAATGCATTAACCAGCCCAATATTTGACTACAAACAATTTTGGGGTTTTTCAAATCCAAATTTTTGGTCATTATTATTATTATTTATACTATTTTCTTTGCCGGATATTAACCCTGTGATGTTTCAAAGGGTAGCGATGGGACGAAATATACCGCAGGTAAAAAAAGCTTTTACCGTTTCTGCATTTATATTGATGGTAATTTTACTCGGCATGGCGTGGATTGCCTTTTTACTATATAGTATAGACCCTAACCTTGAGCCGACTTCTTTGGTTCAATATATAATAGGTCAATATTCTCACACGGGATTAAAAAGCTTTATATTAATAGGAATTGTCGCGATGTGTATGTCTACGGCCGATTCAAATATAAATGCTTCCTCAGTACTTTTAACTCACGATTTTTGCGGTCCGTTAAATATTAAATTTAAAAATGAACTAGTTTTATCTAAAATTATTTCTATTACACTCGGCATTATTTCCATATATTTGGCCTTGCTAGAATATGATTTATTGCCGCTTGTTTTTATGACGCAAAGCTTTTATATCCCTATTATCGATGTTCCTCTTATCCTTGCAATACTTGGGTTTCGTACCTCAACTAAATCCGTATTTATAGGAATGGGAGCGGGTCTTATCGCTGTTATAATATGGCGAATATATTTTATGGATATTACAAATGTCGATAGTATTCTGCCCGGTATGGTAGTTAATTTCATATTTTTAATGGGAAGTCATTATTTACTAAAGCAACCCGGAGGATGGAAAAAAAAGAAGCCTGTTATTAGATCGACAAATAAGTTTAATACGGTAATTAATTCTGTTAAGAAATTTAATATTGTAACGTTTTTTAACCAAAATGCGCCTAAAAATGAGTTAATTTATACAGGCTTCGGAGTATTCTGTATAGTTTCGACTATCAGCAGTATGTATTCCGTAACAAATATAATAGGTAATAAAACATTATTGTTTTTCTTTGAAAGTATGTTAATTCTTTCTATTAGCTTTTTGACTTATCCGATTTGGCCGATTAGCCTTAAAAATAATATTATTATAAGACCGGCATGGTATATATCGGTTTTTTACTTATTGATAGTTTGTAGTACTTTCTTTGTTTTATTAAGCAACTTTTCACACTTACAAATTACAATATTTATATTAAATATTGTAGTAGCGGCAATTATAATACGGTGGAATATTGCTTTTATAATGATTATATCGGGAGTATATTTGGCTATTGAAGTATACTCCCGTTATATGGGCGGTAATGTTAAAATGGTTATAGAATATAATCAATTTATTTTATATGCTCTTCTCTTGATAGGTACCGTAATAATTATTTTCCTTAAACCGAAACAACAGAATGAGGAAATAGCTGAAACAATAAGAAATTACCTTAACGATAATAATAAACAACAACAGTTAGAGTTGATAAAACTTGCAAATTATCGTGAAGATTTTATCTCCCGCCTTGATGATCAATGTATAGCGGTATTTAAATCAATTCATCGACAAATTAATAACTTAGAGCAGGAGTTACATAATCAAAATCCCAACAATTTAAAAAATATAAAACATGAATTGGTAACTATTGTAGAAAAACTAAAATCCGGAGCAGAGTATTTAGATACCGTAATTTTTCAAATAAAAAATAAAATTAAAATTTTTCCTGAAAAAATAAAATTTCAACCTTTTCTACAAAATGTAATTAGTGAATATAAAAAACTTCACGGTTATTCTAATCTTGAAATACCGATTGATTTTGAAAGTAAATTAACAGAAATACAGCTTGATCCGAAGCTGATTAAAGAAACACTCTTTGATTGCTTTAATCATGCCGTCATGAATTCTTCTACGCCGAATATTTCGGTAATAATTGAAGATAGTGAATTACAATATGACCTTGAATCATTGAATAATTCTCAACAACTTAAACGTGATGCAATAAAAATTTTAATTATCGCGAAAAACTCTACTTTAACTCAAGAAGATATTAGAAAAATGATACGTCCTGCATATAATACGATAAATGAAATTCGCTCTGAAGGGATACAAAAAATAATTAGCGCTCATTACGGTAAAATTGTTCTTACCTTAAATCGTTTTGCCGAAGCAAATTACATTATTACGATTCCGGCGCGCTTGAATGAAATTAGACCTAAAAAAATGGATTTACCGGACGAAGAATTAAATAAAGCTAATATAACGAATGCATTTATTACCGCTAATAATAAAGAAATATTGAAAGATGTTGCTATAGAATTAATAAAATTAAGAATGCCCCCTATGGTTGTAGCAAAAGTAACTAAATTAAGCTTAGAGGAAATAAATCAGCTATAG
- a CDS encoding palindromic element RPE4 domain-containing protein produces MTQPFFNVRTVVGLTTVSRKTLIKRLDAVVKPRHDTETLCKNSSHATTLENGNLEKILLSHPEFISGYLGN; encoded by the coding sequence ATGACACAGCCTTTTTTCAACGTTCGTACAGTAGTGGGCTTGACCACGGTATCCAGAAAAACCTTAATAAAAAGACTGGATGCCGTGGTCAAGCCACGGCATGACACCGAAACACTTTGCAAAAATTCGAGCCATGCAACAACGCTTGAAAACGGGAATCTAGAAAAAATACTTTTAAGTCATCCTGAATTTATTTCAGGATATTTGGGTAATTAG
- a CDS encoding YifB family Mg chelatase-like AAA ATPase, producing MIVHIASLTFNGIEITDVDVQVQISPGIPSFTIVGLADKTIAESKERVKAALSSIGLALPTKKILINLAPADLVKEGSHFDLAIACSILTAMNILPNIEIQEYLIMGELSLDGSILPVNGALPAAIGALARGKGLICSSQNGSEVAWSGNNNLLVAGNLIELVNHFKGSQILTAPEPQADNSLINYPDFRDIKGQKTVKRALEIAAAGGHNLLMFGPPGTGKSRLAQCMPGILPKMSSEEILECSIVASIAGKLSGGKLTRVRPFRAPHHSCSIAAMVGGGVGKKVKPGEISLAHNGILFLDELPEFPQHVIESLRQPIESGEILISRSNSHIKYPADFQLIAAMNPCKCGYLSDPYKTCVKAPKCGSDYQMKISGPIMDRFDLNIEVSNNMNFLNYNNHSEEENSGDIAVRVEKVRLIQQKRYEGYNIKTNNRLDGQLLIDYAMPIDDGKELLNEAAVKFRLSMRGYNKILRVARTIADLENSDKVNKLHIAEALNYRKMDFNNNYVSG from the coding sequence ATGATAGTTCACATTGCTAGTTTAACATTTAACGGAATCGAAATTACTGATGTTGATGTGCAAGTACAGATATCGCCGGGTATTCCGTCTTTTACTATAGTAGGGCTTGCCGATAAAACTATTGCGGAATCAAAAGAACGAGTAAAAGCGGCCCTTTCTTCGATCGGGCTTGCGCTGCCTACAAAGAAAATTCTAATAAATTTAGCACCCGCCGATTTAGTTAAAGAAGGAAGTCATTTTGATCTTGCTATTGCTTGTTCTATACTTACGGCAATGAATATTTTGCCTAATATTGAAATACAAGAATATCTTATAATGGGTGAATTATCGTTAGACGGTTCTATTTTACCGGTCAATGGAGCTTTGCCGGCGGCAATTGGAGCTTTAGCACGAGGTAAAGGGCTTATCTGCTCAAGTCAAAACGGTTCGGAAGTTGCTTGGTCCGGTAATAATAATCTTTTAGTAGCCGGTAATTTAATTGAATTAGTAAATCATTTTAAAGGTTCACAAATTTTAACGGCTCCTGAGCCGCAAGCTGACAATAGCTTAATAAATTATCCCGATTTTAGGGATATAAAAGGTCAAAAAACCGTAAAAAGAGCTTTGGAAATTGCAGCGGCAGGAGGACATAATCTTTTAATGTTCGGTCCTCCGGGTACCGGTAAATCAAGGCTAGCTCAGTGTATGCCGGGAATATTGCCTAAAATGTCTTCGGAAGAAATTTTAGAATGTAGTATTGTTGCAAGCATTGCCGGTAAACTTTCAGGGGGTAAACTTACTAGGGTTAGACCGTTTAGAGCGCCGCATCATTCTTGTTCGATAGCTGCGATGGTAGGGGGAGGAGTAGGGAAAAAAGTTAAACCGGGGGAAATTTCGTTAGCTCATAACGGGATATTATTTTTAGACGAATTGCCTGAATTTCCGCAGCATGTTATTGAATCTTTAAGGCAACCGATAGAGAGCGGCGAAATATTAATTTCACGGTCAAATTCTCATATAAAATATCCGGCAGATTTTCAGTTAATAGCTGCCATGAATCCGTGTAAATGCGGTTATTTAAGTGATCCTTATAAAACATGCGTAAAAGCTCCTAAATGCGGGAGTGATTATCAAATGAAAATATCAGGTCCTATTATGGATAGGTTTGATTTAAATATAGAAGTTTCTAATAATATGAATTTTTTAAATTATAATAATCATTCGGAGGAGGAAAACTCCGGCGATATTGCCGTCCGAGTGGAAAAAGTCCGTCTTATACAGCAAAAAAGATATGAAGGATATAATATCAAAACAAATAATCGGTTAGACGGGCAGTTACTAATAGATTATGCAATGCCGATAGATGACGGGAAAGAATTGTTAAATGAGGCGGCAGTAAAATTCCGATTATCTATGCGCGGTTATAACAAAATCCTCCGAGTAGCAAGAACTATTGCCGATCTTGAGAATTCAGATAAAGTGAATAAGTTACATATTGCCGAAGCATTAAACTACAGAAAAATGGATTTTAATAATAATTATGTTTCAGGATAA